One window of Siniperca chuatsi isolate FFG_IHB_CAS linkage group LG19, ASM2008510v1, whole genome shotgun sequence genomic DNA carries:
- the dcaf11 gene encoding DDB1- and CUL4-associated factor 11 has translation MGSQSSSGMSGGRGSSSGNPAEQSEVAESNQSSSSSSRGRRTADRQQGDRQPASEEDVDLAEVLAYLLRRGQVRLVHGSGATGLQLVQSYSDSDEDSDGAWEGRLGDRYNPPVDTQPDTHEVDQSEIRTQILLANASSAPKGRRSFTHMLTEREHGRCRGSSFSHGECTRIRTHFLPNYVSHKDTYQQKAFCGVYSEDGNMFLSACQDQNIRLYDTTRGRFHLRRTVKARDVGWSVLDVCFTPDTNHVLYSSWSDYIHLCSIDGDSENHTALDLNPDERRFCVFSLAASTDGNEILGGANDGCLYVFDLEQNKRTLKIDAHEDDVNAVAFADSSSQLLFSGSDDALCKVWDRRTLREDRPQPVGQLAGHRDGITFIHSKGDARYLISNSKDQSIKLWDVRKFSPKEGLAASRLAVTQQNWDYRWQQVPQRALKRHKLTGDTSVMTYRGHGVLHTLIRCRFSPEFSTGQRFIYSGCSTGKIIIYDVLTGAVVSRLSGHDACVRDVSWHPYEDNIISSSWDGAVRMWEHRQTHPLEEERDRERD, from the exons ATGGGCTCTCAGTCCAGTTCTGGGATGTCTGGTGGAAGGGGCTCTTCCAGTGGCAACCCAGCTGAGCAGTCTGAAGTAGCAGAGTCaaaccagagcagcagcagcagcagccgaggCCGCAGGACGGCTGACAGGCAGCAAGGAGACAGACAGCCAGCATCAGAGGAGGACGTTGACTTAGCTGAAGTGCTGGCTTACCTACTAAGGAG gggcCAGGTCAGACTGGTCCATGGCAGTGGAGCCACAGGCCTGCAGCTGGTCCAGTCATACTCTGACTCTGATGAGGACAGCGACGGAGCCTGGGAGGGTCGGCTGGGAGACCGCTACAATCCACCAG TGGACACCCAACCTGACACACACGAGGTGGACCAGAGTGAGATCCGAACTCAGATCCTGCTGGCTAACGCCTCCTCTGCCCCGAAAGGCCGACGAAGTTTCACCCACATGCTAACAGAG AGGGAACATGGCAGATGTAGAGGCTCCAGTTTTTCCCATGGAGAGTGCACTCGTATCCGCACACA TTTTCTGCCAAACTATGTATCCCACAAGGATACATACCAGCAGAAAGCTTTCTGTGGAGTGTACAGCGAGGATGGCAACATGTTCCTCTCTGCATGCCAAG ACCAGAACATCCGCTTGTACGACACCACCAGAGGGCGCTTTCACCTACGACGAACAGTGAAGGCTCGTGATGTGGGCTGGAGCGTGCTGGACGTCTGCTTCACCCCTGACACAAATCATGTGCTCTACTCCAGCTGGTCTGACTACA TTCATTTATGCAGTATAGATGGAGACAGTGAAAACCACACCGCCCTGGACCTCAA TCCAGATGAGAGGAGGTTCTGTGTGTTCTCACTGGCTGCGTCCACAGATGGCAATGAGATCCTTGGAGG aGCAAATGATGGCTGCCTTTACGTTTTTGATCTTGAGCAGAATAAACGAACATTGAAG ATTGATGCCCACGAGGACGACGTGAATGCGGTGGCGTTCGCCGACAGCTCGTCCCAGCTGCTCTTCTCTGGCAGCGACGACGCGCTGTGCAAGGTGTGGGACAGACGGACACTGCGGGAGGACAGACCGCAGCCTGTCGGACAGCTGGCCGGCCACCGAGACGGCATCACCTTCATCCACAGCAAG GGTGACGCACGCTACTTGATCAGCAACTCAAAGGACCAGTCCATCAAGCTCTGGGACGTCAGGAAGTTCTCGCCCAAAGAGGGGTTGGCAGCTTCCCGCCTGGCTGTCACCCAACAAAACTGGGATTACCGCTGGCAGCAGGTTCCCCAGAGAg CCCTGAAGAGACATAAGCTGACGGGCGACACCTCAGTGATGACCTACCGTGGTCACGGCGTTCTGCACACGCTCATCCGCTGCCGTTTCTCTCCAGAGTTCAGCACTGGACAGCGATTCATCTACTCTGGCTGCTCCACTGGCAAAATCATCA tttatGACGTCCTGACGGGCGCCGTGGTCTCCAGACTGTCAGGCCATGACGCGTGTGTGAGGGACGTCAGTTGGCACCCGTACGAGGACAACATcatcagcagctct TGGGACGGAGCGGTGCGAATGTGGGAGCACAGACAGACCCATCCTctagaggaggagagagacagggagagagactgA
- the LOC122866814 gene encoding fat storage-inducing transmembrane protein 1: protein MDLKTESSSNGFPSEINLEKLHKMAAELTLPGKFILRLLNAALVFVTNLLARILGSNLVRGHFHLMLSGLVLFGPVLSFWVSKYSIFANSNHYLYRKFLKSTWGWTCIFTGSFILLLSISARHSPSLLLRHLSRVGVVGLLWWGCQRLLALLEDAAGTCYEPMTPAQDIQGTASSVQPLLLLHEDQTKASCLKANMVWRGYEVSQDVLILCLCCLLLVEEMSVFGPHLARAKPLQRLPGAPLRFIFLLCVVLLAVWMFLLLCLLAHFPQFPSQQLGGALGYLGWRGLYQGWYRLKPSWGCPGLPGEGLFTNTDIDKQPE from the exons ATGGATCTAAAGACTGAAAGCTCCTCAAATGGCTTCCCATCAGAGATCAACTTGGAGAAGTTACACAAGATGGCTGCAGAGCTGACACTGCCGGGAAAATTCATCCTCAGGCTCCTGAATGCTGCTCTGGTGTTTGTAACAAACTTACTGGCCAGAATTTTAGGAAGCAACCTTGTCAGAGGACATTTCCACCTGATGCTGTCTGGTTTGGTTCTGTTTGGTCCTGTGCTGAGTTTTTGGGTGTCAAAGTACAGCATCTTCGCAAACAGCAACCACTACCTGTACAG GAAGTTCCTTAAGTCCACTTGGGGTTGGACCTGCATCTTCACAGGTTCCTTCAtccttctcctctccatctcagCCCGTCACTCCCCGTCTCTCCTCCTCCGCCACCTCTCTCGAGTAGGGGTAGTCGGGTTGCTCTGGTGGGGCTGTCAGCGTCTCCTGGCCCTGCTGGAGGATGCAGCAGGAACCTGTTATGAACCTATGACCCCTGCCCAGGATATCCAAGGCACTGCCTCCTCAGTACAGCCCCTGCTGCTCCTGCACGAAGACCAGACCAAGGCCTCCTGCCTCAAAGCCAACATGGTGTGGAGAGGTTACGAAGTATCCCAGGACGTGCTCATCCTGTGCTTGTGTTGCCTGCTGCTTGTGGAGGAAATGTCTGTCTTTGGCCCTCACCTGGCCCGAGCGAAGCCTCTGCAGAGGTTGCCTGGTGCCCCTTTAAGGTTCATCTTCCTCCTGTGTGTAGTTCTACTTGCTGTTTGGatgttcctgctgctgtgtttgctcGCACACTTCCCCCAGTTCCCCTcccagcagctgggaggagCTCTGGGCTACCTGGGATGGAGAGGACTCTATCAGGGATGGTACAGACTCAAACCGAGCTGGGGCTGTCCTGGTCTGCCAGGAGAGGGACTTTTTACCAACACGGACATCGACAAACAGCCTGAGTAG
- the psme1 gene encoding proteasome activator complex subunit 1, which produces MLSNYDMASLGIRVESKKQVDDFSQKLTKEAEELVSKFFPQKIEELQMLLKTSFSCDDLASLKAPLDIPIPDPAKEEAKRKKKEEKEAKEGKKDKDSDKEEEDSGPPCGPICTNERVESLLQEVKPQIQTLKEKLNTVSMWVQLQIPKIEDGNNFGVAVQEKVFELLTNTRTKIEGFQTQISKYYSERGDAVAKASKQSHVGDYRQLVHELDQYQYCELRLVVLDIRNTYAVLFDIINKNYDKIKKPRGDKALIY; this is translated from the exons ATGCTGAGTAACT ACGACATGGCTTCTCTGGGTATTCGCGTCGAGTCGAAGAAACAG GTGGATGACTTCAGCCAAAAGCTCACCAAGGAG gcagaaGAGCTGGTTTCAAAATTCTTCCCTCAGAAGATTGAAGAGCTGCAGATGTTGTTGAAG ACGTCTTTCAGCTGCGATGACCTGGCATCCCTGAAAGCTCCACTGGACATCCCGATACCAGACCCAGCTAAAGAGGAGGCCAAACgcaagaagaaagaggag AAGGAGGCGAAGGAGGGGAAGAAAGACAAGGACAGCgataaagaggaggaagatTCAG GGCCTCCCTGCGGTCCCATCTGCACCAACGAGCGAGTGGAGAGTCTCCTGCAGGAGGTCAAGCCTCAGATCCAGACACTGAAGGAGAAGCTCAACacg GTGTCAATGTGGGTGCAACTCCAAATCCCTAAAATTGAAGATGGTAACAACTTTGGAGTGGCTGTGCAG GAGAAAGTGTTCGAGCTGCTGACCAACACGCGCACCAAGATAGAGGGATTCCAAACCCAGATTTCAAA ATATTACAGCGAGAGAGGTGATGCTGTGGCCAAAGCCTCCAAACAATCCCATGTG GGAGACTACAGACAGCTGGTTCATGAGCTGGaccagtatcagtactgtgagCTCCGCCTTGTGGTCCTGGACATCCGCAACACATAT GCTGTGCTGTTTGACATCATTAACAAGAACTATGACAAGATTAAGAAGCCCAGAGGAGACAAAGCTCTCATCTACTGA
- the pck2 gene encoding phosphoenolpyruvate carboxykinase [GTP], mitochondrial, with the protein MSCLLLGVIRRHGGVGANVGVRSLASIPSLPPAVAEFVKRAADECKPTGVHVVTGTPEETANILAGLEKDGMVKKLPKYENCWLARTDPKDVARVESKTVIVTKNQRDTIPIPAGGAKSQLGSWMSESDWQKAREERFPGCMAGRTMYVIPFSMGPVGSTLSKYGVQVTDSPYVVASMGIMTRMGTPVLKKLAEGVDFVRCQHSVGRPLPLKAPLVNSWPCNPDKVLISHLPDIRQIMSFGSGYGGNSLLGKKCFALRIASRIAKDEGWLAEHMLILGITNPQGVKRYVAAAFPSACGKTNLAMMKPTLPGWRVECVGDDIAWMKFDSQGKLRAINPENGFFGVAPGTSNKTNPYAMATIAKNTVFTNVGETSDGGVWWEGLDPPAAGVTLTDWHGKTWKQGSSTPCAHPNSRFCAPAAQCPIIDPQWESEEGVPIDAIIFGGRRPEGVPLVYESFNWQHGVFVGASMRSEATAAAEHKGKVIMHDPFAMRPFFGYNFGDYLAHWLSMENRKAPTHLPKIFHVNWFRKDSATGSFLWPGFGENARVLEWIFKRCSREREDEAAKKSIIGWLPEDGAIDTKGLGSKVDMGALFDVPTPFWQKETKELRGYFTQQVGADLPAQVEAELKALEDRVHN; encoded by the exons ATGTCGTGCCTGTTGCTGGGAGTTATACGAAG GCATGGTGGGGTTGGGGCGAATGTCGGGGTTCGGTCCCTGGCCTCCATCCCCTCGCTGCCCCCGGCGGTGGCTGAGTTTGTGAAGAGAGCGGCGGATGAGTGTAAGCCCACCGGTGTGCATGTGGTGACGGGGACGCCGGAGGAAACAGCCAACATCCTGGCAGGACTGGAGAAGGACGGGATGGTCAAGAAGCTTCCCAAATATGAGAACTG TTGGTTGGCACGCACAGACCCAAAGGACGTCGCTCGGGTGGAAAGCAAGACTGTGATTGTGACCAAGAACCAGAGAGACACCATCCCCATCCCTGCTGGAGGAGCGAAGAGCCAGCTGGGCAGCTGGATGAGCGAGTCTGACTGGCAGAAAGCCAGAGAGGAGCGCTTCCCCGGCTGCATGGCAG GTCGGACCATGTATGTGATTCCCTTCAGTATGGGTCCTGTAGGCTCCACTCTGAGTAAATACGGTGTCCAG GTGACGGACTCACCATACGTTGTGGCCAGTATGGGGATCATGACGCGCATGGGCACTCCTGTCCTGAAGAAACTGGCTGAAGGGGTGGACTTTGTCCGCTGTCAGCACTCTGTGGGACGACCTTTACCGCTCAAAG CCCCTCTGGTCAACTCGTGGCCCTGTAACCCAGACAAGGTGCTGATATCTCACCTGCCAGACATCAGGCAGATCATGTCCTTCGGCAGTGGCTATGGAGGAAACTCTCTCTTGGGGAAAAAGTGCTTCGCCCTCCGCATAGCCTCCCGCATCGCCAAGGATGAAGGCTGGCTGGCTGAACACATGCTG ATCCTGGGTATTACCAACCCTCAGGGAGTGAAGCGCTACGTAGCGGCGGCCTTCCCCAGTGCCTGTGGTAAAACCAACTTGGCCATGATGAAACCAACTCTGCCAGGCTGGAGGGTTGAGTGTGTGGGCGACGACATTGCATGGATGAAGTTCGACAGCCAag GTAAACTGAGAGCCATCAACCCAGAGAACGGTTTCTTCGGTGTGGCTCCCGGCACCTCAAACAAGACCAACCCCTATGCCATGGCCACCATTGCCAAAAACACAGTGTTCACCAACGTTGGCGAGACCAGCGATGGAGGAGTGTGGTGGGAGGGCCTTGATCCCCCTGCAGCCGGGGTCACGCTCACAGACTGGCACGGCAAAACCTGGAAGCAAG GAAGCTCCACTCCGTGTGCTCACCCCAATTCCCGCTTCTGTGCCCCGGCGGCTCAGTGTCCTATCATTGACCCCCAGTGGGAGAGTGAGGAAGGCGTTCCTATCGACGCCATTATCTTCGGTGGCAGGAGGCCGGAAG GAGTCCCTCTGGTCTACGAGTCTTTCAACTGGCAACATGGAGTCTTTGTTGGAGCCTCCATGAGGTCTGAGgccacagcagctgctgagcaTAAAG GAAAGGTGATTATGCACGACCCCTTTGCCATGCGGCCGTTCTTCGGTTACAATTTTGGCGACTACCTCGCTCACTGGCTGAGCATGGAAAACCGAAAGGCCCCCACTCATCTGCCCAAGATCTTCCATGTTAACTGGTTCAGAAAGGACTCTGCGACTGGCTCCTTCCTCTGGCCCGGCTTCGGCGAAAACGCCCGCGTACTGGAGTGGATCTTCAAGCGCTGCAGCCgggagagggaggatgaggcgGCCAAGAAGAGCATTATCGGCTGGCTGCCAGAAGATGGCGCCATCGACACTAAAGGTCTGGGCAGCAAGGTGGATATGGGTGCTCTGTTCGATGTGCCCACGCCTTTCTGGCAGAAGGAGACAAAGGAGTTGAGAGGCTACTTCACTCAGCAAGTTGGAGCTGATCTGCCAGCTCAGGTGGAGGCTGAGCTGAAGGCCCTGGAGGACAGAGTGCACAATTAA